In Sphingomonas profundi, the sequence CCGTTCAAAATAGTCCGATTCGGTCACGACGAGTGAGTTATCGTCGGAGAAATCACCATGAAACTTGACGACGTGTGTATGGTTCGGCTTCGCATCCGCGATGTCGACAACTGATGCGATCTTCGAAACATCGTGGCCGCGCAGCCTGAACGCTCGCTCGAGATTACTGTCATAATTTGTTGTGTAGATGAGAGGAAATTCGAGATCGACGATCTGGCGATGGACCTTCGAGGCGAGTAGCTTCTCATCGGTTACGTTCCAGCTTCTGTCCATCCAGCTGCGTAGGTCCCCGATGCTACCTTTCCGCAGCTTATAGAACTCTGCTACCTGCAGATAGTCCGCGCCCGGACCGGCCAGAATGGCAGGATCGAAATCCAGTTCCCTGGCCATGTGCTCGATCAACTCGCCCCATGACGGGAGGCCGAGCGGCCGCGACAAGCCCGCCCCCACGAACAGAATCACCCTACGAT encodes:
- a CDS encoding SIR2 family protein encodes the protein MLDMLAREIRDRRVILFVGAGLSRPLGLPSWGELIEHMARELDFDPAILAGPGADYLQVAEFYKLRKGSIGDLRSWMDRSWNVTDEKLLASKVHRQIVDLEFPLIYTTNYDSNLERAFRLRGHDVSKIASVVDIADAKPNHTHVVKFHGDFSDDNSLVVTESDYFERLEFESPLDLKLRSDVLGRTILFVGYSLKDLNLRLLLYKLKRTWDGTAYAKRRPRSFIFLVRPDVVQEEVLESRGVSPIVSDSVSPDEAVPEFFDRLLEMVRGAG